GCGACAAGAGGGATTGACCACCCGTGAAATGGAACTCATACAGGTACTCTGGCAACAGAAAGAAGCAACCGTCGAGATGATCCAGGCAAAATTGCCTAACCGATTAGAAGGATCAACCATTCGCACACTCCTGCAAATCATGGAAGACAAAGGCTATGTGACGCACGAAAAGCAAGGACGCGCCAATGTGTACCGCCCCATAATTGAACAACAGAGGGTCCAATCCTCCGCAATGAAGCACATCATTCAAAAACTATTTGGAGGCTCAACCGAACTCTTGCTGGCGCGACTGGTTGAAGACGAAGAAATAGACCTGGACGACGTAGCGCGATTGCGTGAAAAACTCAAGCAACGCAAAGGAGGCACATCATGATCGGCACATTGGTCAATGCCCTGGATCCGATTGCCATTTTCCTCCTCGATGCGACTATTAAGACCACTCTATTTATGGGTCTTGTTCTACTTGCCGTGTGGCTCCTGGGCACGCGACAGGCAGCAAAGCGTAGTTTGCTTTTGAACTGGTGTCTTGTAGGCGTGTTGGTCATTCCCATCGCGTCTTTGTGTATGCCTTCACTGCGATTTCAATTTGATTCACCATCGTCCTCTTCAGAGCCATCAGTTCTGCCCGTTCAACGTATTGTTGCACCCGATACACCTCTGGAAAAACCCACACCTGCACTAAAGCAGCAAAGAGTATCTAATAGGGCGTTTTCAGAAAACCCAGAACTATCTCAAAACTTCGCATCTCCTCCCCCTGCCCAGATTATTTTCGCCAAAAATGCCTCGACAAAATCAATTGATTGGACGACCTACATACTGAATAAAATCACTTCAGCACAAGCTTTGTATGGTGTGATGGCGGTCTATGCTATTGGCCTGTTAGTTTTATTGATTCGGGTAATCTATTGTCTGATAATGGTTTGTAAGTTTCGCCGATCTCTATTGCCCTGTGAATACGAACAGCTTCAAAATGATTTACAGGTCTTAAAGAATCAATTGGGTATTCGGCGATCTGTTGCACTCGCCGTCAGTGACAAAATCGGCAGTCCAACTCAAGTCGGACTCTTAAAGCCAGTGGTCGTATTACCCGCACCTATGGTCGAATCGCGCGATCCGTTGAAATCGATTTTGATTCACGAACTCATACACGTCAAGCGATGGGATTGCCTGTATCGTCTGCTGGCAATGGTGGGCCTGGCGTTTTACTGGTTCAATCCCCTATTCCACCGCGTCAAACACCTGCTTTTTGAAGTGCAAGAACAAGCCTGTGATGATTGGACTGTAACGACAACTGGCAATTCTGAAAGCTATGCGGATACGCTTCTCAATGTGGCGACCCAACTGCGCTCTCGTCCTGCGATAGCTCTGGGCATGGACATGGCGCGAGCAACTCAGGTCATGGATCGCGTCAATCGCATTATCACCCTGGGCGGTCATGTGTCTCCGCGCGTTGGTCGCGTATCGGCACTGGTGATGGCAGTGGTATTTATCGGTGGGGCGACAGCTATAGGTAGTCTGACTACTTCAAAGGTCGATCACAATGATCAAAAGGTTGTATTTGAGGGCGGAATTGCCGTAACCGATACCAGTGAGATATCACAGCGACTAATTCCACTAAAAATGCGTGATGGTCGCATATGGTGGCACTGCAAGAATAGTCTCTATTTACAGGATGGAGATGAGAGGCAAAAATTTACATTGCCGGAAGGTGGTTCATTCGACCAGATACATGCCTTTATACAAGCGCGCAATGGCTCGGTTTGGTTTGCCGGTATATATAAAAATAGGCCAATTGTCGCGAACTTTAGCGGAAAGACATGGCAGGTATGGGATTCAAAAACAACGGGCCTGGGCAAAATCGCCACTGGATATGATTTTGCCGAAGATGATGATGGCGGTATCTGGGTTACCCAGAGCTTTTCAAACTACAGAGCACACGGAGGCACCGATCGCTTCAAAGGCGGAAACGGCGTCTTGCATTTTGATGGCAAAGCATGGCACAACTACACGATAAAAGATGGATTGATTCACAATCGGGTTTACAATGTGGAAGCCGATTCCAAAGGCGGCGTGTGGATCGCAACCCTTCGTGGATTGAGCCACTACAAAGATGGAAAATGGACCTCTCATATTGTCGATCGCGTGCCCGTAGAGGGCGTGCGTAATGGCAATAAATATGATGGCCACAAGGTATATAAACTATTTTATGATCAGGAAGGCACGCTTTGGGCCGTGCATGGATCGAATATTGGGCGCACCATAACGCGGCGCATAGGGGGGATTTCCAGCTTTGACGGCACAGCCTGGACACACTACGATGCACATGATGGACTGCCTATAAATGCGTCTCGATATATCTGGCAAACAGAAAATGGCGATCTGTGGTTTGGGACTCATCCAGGTGATCAAAAGATAGTAGAAGCCAGAGGCTTGATGAGATATAAGGATGGGATGTGGTTGCGATTGACGCGCAAACACGGTATTCCCGGCGATTCTGTATGGGGCCTGGTTGAAAAAGGCGATGGATCTTTTTATCTGTGTGTTTCTGGGACTGTATCTTATAAGCCGCCTATCGATCACCTGACAACAATATCTGGTAAAGTAATCGATCAGGGCGATGGCCAGCCTGTAGCAAATATGGGAATATGGGCTGAATACGACGATGGCGAGGTGCATGCCGGAACCATGACAGATGAAGATGGTCGCTATCGCGTCGAAGTCACCCCGGGCGTATATCGCGTGCGGATCGCGTCTAAGAATGCAGCTGAACCCGTGACTGTTGAAGCAAAGTCCGAGAGTAAAATTGAAGATGTCGATCTGCTCTTGCTCAACTCGCGCCGCATCTCTGGTCGTGTAATCGACACGTCTGATAATCCGATTGCCAATGCTGTCGTAGTGATTTCCGATGAGTCCTCAAAAGATCAACGCCTATCTCCCCAGATAGTAACTACAGATGCCAATGGAAAATTTGAAGGCTGGCAAGTCTCGGGGCCGAAGGCTACTTTTGAAGTTGCAGCAAAAGGATACGCACAAATCGCGCGGGAAGTTGAAAATGCCATTGAAGGCCAGGTAGTGATTAGTCTCAAAAAAGGAACGACGTTTCGCGGTCGCGTTGTGGATGAGTTGGGCAAACCCCTGGAATGGGCGTGCGTTGATCCTGGACCATCACCGGACCCTGAAAAGAGAGTATATGTATTGCCCGCATTACCCTTTCAGCGCAATACATATACCGATGCATCGGGTCTGTTCACCCTAAATGACGTAGCGGAAGGTCACATCTGGGTGAATCATCCTGAGACCAGAATTGTGAATCAAGAGATTATGCCTGCCGATGATGTAATAGATATCCGCGTAGAGCGTTTGCGTTTGTATTCTGCTTCAGGCGTGGTGTCTTTAAATGAGGGTTCTGTAGAAGGACTGGAAATCAGAATATTTTCCACCAAACGCCCATCTACAGGTGGACCGACTCGGTCCAAAAGGGATTTTATAGATGCTACTGGCGCGTATCGTTTCGATGACCTTGAG
This region of Gemmatimonadota bacterium genomic DNA includes:
- a CDS encoding BlaI/MecI/CopY family transcriptional regulator, giving the protein MLIISHRIIHENKKELKMARLRQEGLTTREMELIQVLWQQKEATVEMIQAKLPNRLEGSTIRTLLQIMEDKGYVTHEKQGRANVYRPIIEQQRVQSSAMKHIIQKLFGGSTELLLARLVEDEEIDLDDVARLREKLKQRKGGTS
- a CDS encoding redoxin domain-containing protein, whose protein sequence is MIGTLVNALDPIAIFLLDATIKTTLFMGLVLLAVWLLGTRQAAKRSLLLNWCLVGVLVIPIASLCMPSLRFQFDSPSSSSEPSVLPVQRIVAPDTPLEKPTPALKQQRVSNRAFSENPELSQNFASPPPAQIIFAKNASTKSIDWTTYILNKITSAQALYGVMAVYAIGLLVLLIRVIYCLIMVCKFRRSLLPCEYEQLQNDLQVLKNQLGIRRSVALAVSDKIGSPTQVGLLKPVVVLPAPMVESRDPLKSILIHELIHVKRWDCLYRLLAMVGLAFYWFNPLFHRVKHLLFEVQEQACDDWTVTTTGNSESYADTLLNVATQLRSRPAIALGMDMARATQVMDRVNRIITLGGHVSPRVGRVSALVMAVVFIGGATAIGSLTTSKVDHNDQKVVFEGGIAVTDTSEISQRLIPLKMRDGRIWWHCKNSLYLQDGDERQKFTLPEGGSFDQIHAFIQARNGSVWFAGIYKNRPIVANFSGKTWQVWDSKTTGLGKIATGYDFAEDDDGGIWVTQSFSNYRAHGGTDRFKGGNGVLHFDGKAWHNYTIKDGLIHNRVYNVEADSKGGVWIATLRGLSHYKDGKWTSHIVDRVPVEGVRNGNKYDGHKVYKLFYDQEGTLWAVHGSNIGRTITRRIGGISSFDGTAWTHYDAHDGLPINASRYIWQTENGDLWFGTHPGDQKIVEARGLMRYKDGMWLRLTRKHGIPGDSVWGLVEKGDGSFYLCVSGTVSYKPPIDHLTTISGKVIDQGDGQPVANMGIWAEYDDGEVHAGTMTDEDGRYRVEVTPGVYRVRIASKNAAEPVTVEAKSESKIEDVDLLLLNSRRISGRVIDTSDNPIANAVVVISDESSKDQRLSPQIVTTDANGKFEGWQVSGPKATFEVAAKGYAQIAREVENAIEGQVVISLKKGTTFRGRVVDELGKPLEWACVDPGPSPDPEKRVYVLPALPFQRNTYTDASGLFTLNDVAEGHIWVNHPETRIVNQEIMPADDVIDIRVERLRLYSASGVVSLNEGSVEGLEIRIFSTKRPSTGGPTRSKRDFIDATGAYRFDDLEPGEYIISVKASIELEMEEQTIILHRSIQSRRLVIENRDVTLNFELLGDARITGFATYKGLPVSGVYVNSRVLADDPPKLVSAGSTQTDKEGRFELHDLPSAQIEIRFSSIPSSGKRWSKVDTIDLTNKKGLRYLTELKMEERPTLSLGDIAPEFEAKQLDGSTFRLADYRGEKAVLIDFWATWCPPCVDEIPTIKRIADTYRDQGLEVVGVSLDRDEKALRDFVKREKLSYVQVFEKEKTRAITKSYGIWGIPSVFLIDKNGVINALKLRGTRTEAAVRALLATDLQTADGGNSR